In Maniola jurtina chromosome 19, ilManJurt1.1, whole genome shotgun sequence, the genomic stretch TGGATAATTTATATCCAGACGTAATTTTTCGTGAATATTAATTTTGCATTCGGACAGAGTTAGGCTAACATTGCTCAACTTTTACTTGAATCTCTAAAACAATTTGATTCGATTTGAAATTAGCTTTCTCAATAGGAAATCTTAGTTTAATCCAGATTTAGGTGTAGCAAACGCAAAACAAGTTAGTCCAGAAAACAAGCCTCATCTGGGCTTGCATATTCCACTTAGTCTACCTGCGCAAACCGTCATGTTGAAACTTCAGAATGAGttacttgttttgcgatcactTTAGCACAAGTCCAGCTGAAATCTGTTCTCCTACAATGCGCAGTCATACGCCTcatgttcagattggactaatTGGCTAGGATAACCTTAGCCAGTAGCCTAACCTAGGTACTACTAAATCAGTGGTTAAAAACATTCCTTTTATCACGCAGGCGTACCAGATCGCTACGCTGATAAAGGACTACATCGAGGCGGTGCGCGGGCCCGTGTTCCCCGCCGTGGCGGCGCCCGCGCGCGCCTCCTGACACCCGCCCGCCTAGTGCCAATGCTTCCACGTCGCGCACAAGCACTAGCCGCACTGCGCTAGTGCCGAGACAGCACTAGCCGTACTACACTAGTACGCTGGTGCCGAGCTAGCACTTGCCGCACTACACTGGTGTGTTGGTGCCGAGAAAACACTAGTCTCACTACACTATAGTGATTACATTTTGTCACTGCAGTTGCAGCCATAAATCAAGCTATGCGTAGTGATGTGCATGTCAAGCACGCGCTATCATTAATACCACTGTGAGTGACTCTTATTATTTGTACTTTTTAATAAGAAATTATTCATTAGTTAATATCACCCAAACTGGAGCGACAAATTGGAGTACTATAATGTGCTAGTGCCAAGCAAATACTCGCCGTACTACACTAGTGTGCTAGTATCGAGCAAGCACTAAACGCATTACACTAGTGCGCTGGTGCCGAGCAAGCACTAACCGTACTATACTAGTGCGCTGGTGCCACGCAGCCGCACACTGCACCGACGCGGGCATGCGAGTATAGGCGGGAATGCTGAGCGAAATCCTGCGATTAATTTCAAAGACgattaatttcaaaattcatggtcgtttttataaaattttaagaaTCGCTTATTTGGAgttgataaataaatagctAGACATATAGTTACTGGAATTCATGATTAATTTCCCGAATAAAACGATTGTTTTACATACTTAATCATTATGTTTAAGTCGCTCGGATTTCGTAATCAGCATTGGGATAGTCATTGAATATAGAAGTAAATGTTGAtatgataatatttattatgacttctatgatattattatagtatattatgtataacattataaaatatataacaatgTAACAACACATAAGTTGAGACCAATGGGACTTGGTAAACAAATTTTACATCATACAGGCGCAAATTTTAGTAAGATGGAGTGGTGGATTTAACACAAAAGTGGACTTTATTGATATTTAGCGAAAACTGAGGGCTATATGTAATCGATTAGTTGCACACGAATCGCGAGCTTTCTACCTCATGCAAAGTATGTTTTGCATGAGAGGACAGAGTTGCTAAGTGCCAAAATCTTACAGAATGAGCGAGCTGTAAGTACTCGTATATACAGGCCCCCGATAAGTAATACTTGGGTAAATCTCAACTTATGTACTTGCAACTGTATTATTATAACGGTTCAAAATATATCAATTAAATGTGGCATTTATGAATTAGTTAGCGAAATCTCGATGTTTGTAAAATCAGTCTACATTTACTTCGGAGTACAAAGCAAGCAGATACAAGGTGGTGTTGGTCTCGAGTGTGAGGATGGACGATTTTCAGTTGCCAAGAGACGGGGAAGCAAAActaaataatagaatatttttGGTAGACTCAAAGTATAGCTCAGCGATAATCAATAGACGTAATTTATATTACAATGTGTATGTCAAAAGACCTGGGGCCCTAGTGTAAGTATTCAAGTTAACTAAGTTCATCGGTTGACTGAAACCGCTCGTGGGGTAGGATGCGGGTTGCGGGAGGGGGACAGTGacgtcacagttcacgacagtaaaggaacttttaacaaaacatcgaggcttcacctacactggcaggcgtcaaatgttacctacatttgacgctaggtggGCTAAAAAACGCCAAGTTTTTCTATATTTCTTAAGGATATCACGTGAttcctagcctaatatttgacatatgtCGAtctcaggatcaaaccgagagtttcctcactctagttcactctggcgaCTCTTGATTTTTATGTCAACTGTCACCCGCAACCTGCGCCATACCTCACGAGCCGTTTCAGTGAAacggtatacttacctataaagaGATATTGCATTAGTATAGATAGACGGACATCATGATTTGACAAGTTCTACATAAAAATTAACTCTGGTGTCACGTTTAAGCTGTCTTCGCGTGTACAATTCtttcaattaaatattgaaaattccaCCATAGAGAGCGCGATATAAAGCTCACATTTCCATGCTTTACTGTGAATCAAGACGTAGTGGAGTCGACGTATTATGCATTATGGAGCGTCTGTGTATTATGCAAAGTCCTTTATTAACTGAAAAATTTACACTGGGTTCTGTTTGCCACTTTGTGATTGAgtgaatattgaatattttagaagattttttcaaatattttaataggaTGTGTATTGTGTATTGCATTCTTGTGCTTCCTATATCCTATCTTCCACCTCGATAGCTGACTTATATTAAGGAAACTTATAGACTAGTAAAAATAATAGGCAATTGCACcaaaaaacattttcttttactTCGGgaaaatgtatcaataaaagatcttcatacattttacAGTCATCTATCTAACTTTACTTATCACAAAGTGGTGTCAAAGGTCTCCGGTAAAATATGACAGTATTAATGTAAACTATAATTCATGTTACGTGAGAAATTcatcaatataatatagtaataaAGTGTTAAAATTGTTAAGCTGTTTTCGATGATAGATAGTAATTGTATTTCAATCTTTTCCCCCTCTTATTCGATGGTTAACTATTAAGGAGTCTCATTCAGGCGGCATTTTAACACAATgtgttaaaatcataaattcGAGTTTAAGTACCTACAGGTTTATAATCGCTACATTATACTATACGAAAACGCATTTCTTAATTTTGAATCGAAATCGTACTATCTCCATTGAGTATTTTAATACTAAATTAGATCACTCTCCCTTGCACCGAACTTTTGATTATCACATTGCGAATGTTCTTATTACCTGAATTTAGACCCGGCATCCACCAAAGCATCTATGGGCGTAGATGTGTTTAGCAGACCAATCAGTTTTTTAATAGATaacgtgaaaaaattatcacgtcatcttacAAAAACATGATTaatcgactgaacacatctctgcTTCGCACCACTTAAAAAGATACTTACTTTAGCCAAAAGTGTAGTTTCAGGCAAAAGAGAGTTATATCAATGCCTACTGTACTTGTCAAAAGTGCTAGAGCCAACTGAATGTGTCTAAAATGCCGCTGAAGTAATTTAGCACTAAGCCGACCCACTCTTAATTCTAGACCTTTCCTAgactatacaatattataaattgtttaGAAATCCTATAGCGAAATAGACTTTATTCCCCGTAACTATAAGATATATTCATATCAGCCTTAAGAATTCCTAATCTGTTATTTCCTTCGCTTCGAATCTTCCTGTACTGTTGAGTACGTAGCAGAGTATATACTTGTTTTGAAATGTTTGCAGTGTCGTATGTTTATCCTGAAGTCTTGATTTGTGCCTTGTAAGGCGGCGATCGCGTTGCTGACCACACTGAGTCTGAGcgtaacaatttaaaaaaaaaatgttcttttcATACAAACAATTCAACTTCGAGTTAGGCACACGCATTGGCAACAACCGTCGTAATGTAAATTGAAAACACATCTTACTGAACGCGTCATGAAGTCTTTTAATTCGAAAGCAGTCTTGTTTcgattgtaattttattaatccacgacccaaaaagaggggtgttataagtttgacgtgtgtatctgtgtatctgtctgtggcatcgtagctcctaaactaatgaaccgattttaattttttttttttttgtttgaaaggtggcttgatcgagagtgttcttagctataatccaagaaaatcggttcagccgtttgaaagttatcagctcttttctagttactgtaaccttcacttgtcgggggtggttttaatttacacttgttttaaaaactGCAGATATAGCACCAATAATTTCCTGCGCGCTGTCATAGGACGGCGACATTACTGTCCTGGAAATTAGTCACGTAGGAAGGAAAATTATTCATGCTGAGTTATTTTCCACTGGTGTTAGAATTTCGAGCCCATTATCAAATGATCAAGTAATGAAATTAGCtaatgaattattaaaattatgtatACCACGACATTTATTTAGAGTTAACGGACGTATTTCAGTAGGTACATGGGTAGGTACTTTCCCTCAATCACCTAATTTCGTGGAATATTCCAGGCCAGTTAGTCGGCATACGTCATCGCTCGCGTGTATTCAGTGAGCCAATTGTGCAAATTATTgtgactaaaaaaaaaattaaatgactgTTCCAAATATATCTTCTATcatgcatattattatgttatattgCACAATGTTATGTctcaatattttataacaaaaacatATACGACAATTATGTAGATTTTACTGTAGTAAAGCATTTTATGCTTGGAAGTTATGCTTAAGTAAATAATGATTCTATACATAGATATCTTTAAAGTATAGGCCTATTCGGtgcttagataataataataattaatcaataattGCTTAGTTTGTGTTTCTGATCTCATAttgagtattatttatttagatgcCATATTTCGTTATGCACAAGCAATATTTGATTagggtttttatttatttattttttgtggtaCTTTTTGTATATAATTGACAAACCAAAGAATCATCCCTTTGGATATTTTGACaaatttaaataagttagttaatttttgtatttttaggtactaaatattatgtatatatttttctttttaatttaattttaaaccttAAGCCTAATTATGAAAGGAATATACATGTATAGATTTGGACAAAATCGAATGTAAATGACTTCAATTATGAGACATTACAACACAAAATGTGGAGTGGAGATATTTGTGTGTAATTCTCTTAAATGTTTGTAACAACAATATATTGAAATAAAGCTTCTCGAATGTTTTGAcgtcatattattgtaaaatggaagAACTGGATCTTAAGACTATGACACCATgagataaaattattagaaaTATATTTAGTTAACCATAAAATCCATATTGATAGTTTTTCTTGGAATTCATGTGTATTTTTAAAGGATTTTCGAGTACTTTTTCGTCTTACATGTGAATTTTCTCATTTGTACGTCTTTAGTGTGTTAGTTGTTCAGACAcggtgtgtatgtgtgcgtgttaAGACGCATACAAAGCTGCGTATGGAGAATTTTACGCACACAATCACACAAACAAAATCAGTGGATGatatttctattctatactaAGATAAAACAGAGTGCACAATTTGTTTCTATTTGGAAGTCCGATATTTATCTGCGCTTTATAGCACCAAACTTGTGCTTATTATTACCATTGATATTATGGGgtatttatggtattcttattaaaaaaagttctaTTCCACTATTGATCaataaaaattgcaattttttaatacttacatattaaaAATTGCTGAACCGGCAAAGATTGAAACTGCATCCCTCTGGCTATCGCGGCCGTGGAGTGCCTTGAATTCATGGTTCCTTCAGAGTTCCTCTTATTGATTGCGAATCCCTGCCgattccgcaatttttgatacatgtattaaaaaaaaaatcggaatTCCCTTCCAGTGTAGGtcaaaactttaataaaattataataatgcagttttatgaatatttttactaaaactgGATTTAGCCATAGTGGAACGTAAGCCAATTGTCGCCTTGTTTGGTGCTATAAGGTGCAGAATTCATGAAAAGTAAAGCACTATATTGTAAGAAATAACAATAAGTTTCGCTTTATTTTAGACATAAGATTGTACCCTAAGGAACAAGACAAACTAGttcgataatataataatatgcaatTGCAATGTAAAATGTTCCTAGGTTGTTGTACGCGCTTAACGTACAATGTACGTTTTTCAGACGCCATACTAGATCTTCCCATGAAGACTCCGTTGCATATTAATGCTGTGTGGATTTGCATTGTATACGAAAAGTTTATTTCGTCACATGTGTTCATAAAAAAATCGCAAATGTCAATGCATTGCATATGTTGTGTATGTCGAACAAGTTTGTCTTTCCCTTTGTTGTAACCACCACTGTATAGGTCCATTACACAGTCAACGGTCACAAGCTAACTGCCCAAATAGACTGAAGTGTCCAAATATTTTGTCCTTTTTTGACAGATTGTTTTtgttacatacttacatatGAATTTTTACACTATTATTTGAATgccaaataaatataatataaatgaaagATGTGATATGTGtttcattttataattaaatcttataataatatacataatattccAATTATTACAATTACTGTGTCACTAATCCTAAATAGTCGTCCATTAATGTTCCAATTGCAAActggaaagaaaaaaatatcatcatcattcagTATGAacatccattgctggacatagataTCTTAATTCCTGGGACTTCCGCATGCCATGGTCTACaacttatatttttactagatgaagcccgcgacttcgttcccggatataggttttaaaaatctcacagtactcattgatttttcaggataaaaattaggtataatctatttaaattagtatataatcagggtataatatatctccattccaaatttcagaagaatccgtttagtagtttttgcgtgaaagaataacaaacatccatatacaaactttcgcgatAGTAAAATTAGGGTAAAGCTAAAAGTGTCGTGAACTTTTGCAAGTGGCACAAAAGTTGTACGCCTCGCATCTTTAAGCATAAAAATTGTCCAATTCCAATAATTTATACCAAACCACTGACAACAAGGTTAGTTACCATAAATAGTTATGGTAACTAACCTTTATCAGCCAGTAAGATATCCTTATAgtataaatttaaaacaaaataaataggtacttacaatacCAGTAGCATCAACCCTAGTTCCCACAATCTTTAATCGGATGACATCCTCCTCCTGTATGACATTGTCTTCCTGTTTGCTCTTGTAGCACGGGGGATTTACATTGGGACAGAACTCCATATCTGCTGGAATCGACTGCAATATGACAATGATACGTTTTaaaataagctgtgatagcctagtggtgaaACATCAGCCTCCTAATCAGGGGGTATGGGGTTTGATCCTGGATATGCATCTcattttaactaatttttattttatttgaatttcatctttaatggtgaaagaaaaaattgtaaggaaatctgcatgcttcagagttttccataatgtccTCCCGATCAACACTTGGCCAGAGTACTACTCTGGCTAAATGTGGATCTATGGTCAAATCCTactcattcagagaggagagCAGTGCTCTATAGTGAGCCAGCAATAGGTTAATCATTACGATGATGATTACTACAATAgcagttttgtttttaaactagGTACAAAACCTGTGTTTGAGACAACATCACCTttccattattatttattagagatttttttatacttacatgaTGTGAAATAAAACAGCTAAGCGGACCTATTTGTGCAAACATTCCAACCTGTAATATAACAACAAacattgcttttattttatcaatacttaatattataaatgtggaagtgtctgttggtctgtctgctaggctttaaatttggcacagagttagcttacatcccagggatggacataggctactttctatcctggaaaatcatagagttcctacaggatataaaaaaaaaaccgaaatccacgcgggtgaagccgcgggcattctctagtcatgtaataaatttgattttgctaaaaaaatatttttaagtatattgAGCTTAGATAGCTCATGAAGTTGCAGTTGACATTAAAATCAAGAAATCCAATAACACTGTcacccttttttttttctcgtgaggaaaatctgtCATGGATAACACCGACCACAGGgaagcacagtggttatgttggactcctaccgactaaaaacctcacgaagttccatcccaccgctgatggcGGAGCACAAGGGAAACACTGTCACCCTACTGCAACCCACACTCTACTGAATGAGCCATTGCAGTAAAGCAGTACACCTAACATAACACGTTATAAGCTGACATACCTTATTAACTTGTGTAACTATAGCATCAAGGACTTCTCCCTTGAATGGCCTGAACACTATAGCTTTATATTTGACTGGGTACACCACAAATCCTTGACCAGGCTGGATGAGACCCGCTCCTATACTATCTATTGTTGTCACTGCTATTACAAAACCATATCTACAACAAAAGAAACAATTGAATTTCAGCCAATGTAGCCAATCTCTATAGACTAGCTTcctcacattataatattatagtgaacAAGTATGTGCACAAatacaggtgcactctctatacCCTCACTCTCATACATGCTCACTAAATCACAATGAAGTAACTTGGCCGGTATAAAATCCCTGTCTCATATTTTACGAGAGAGGCTTTAAAAATAACACTGAATGAACTGGAAAAGTACAGTAGGggtaaaaccaaaataaaatacacttACTTGCCTGTACATGTCCCTTCAACTTCTGTGTATAGCTTCTGTTTTACTGTATCTAGCAACTGGGGCCCAAAGTATCGAGGATGCAGTAAGATCTCATGCTCTAAAGATATCTGCAAGTTTCAAGTAAAATAGTAGTTGGCGCGTCTTTTATACGGATTTTCGCTAGAGCCGAAAGTAATATAAACTTACGTGGTAAAACATTGTCAACAGAATTTTATATTCATCAGTTCACGACTTCACaataatacattatattttagaaacaaaatcatttaatattttagtaaaacaGCACAAAAAGACTTATTTCAAAGCACTTCAAATATGCTTCATTCAAATGCTTCAAATCACAGACCAGGAACCAGGAATCCGGAGATCACAGTATCACAGAGTACATTTCCTAATACGTTCATGCAAActtcaatctttttttttttttcttcaaagtaGTTGTAGTTTGATCACAGAGTATGAGTCAaggagtatgtaatcactaccaCGATAAGAGTTATGAGCGAGTACCGTGGTACTATAGGTTAATATGTAATACTAGGCGAGTATCTACTATGGATGTGCCACACATAACCAGTAAACCAGTAATCGCTTTGGTTGTGATGCAGGATATGTTTTTCGTCTGTGCTTGATGGCTTGATGTCATAGCTTGAAGCATTGAGATTAAAAATGCCACTCCACGTCTTAATTCagtcatattttttaatacttaaaaatTCTTTGGGCTTAAGCCATACTCGATCATCTCTTGAGCACATGACTATCATGATGGTTCATAGCGTATTATCTATGTCACTAGCGAAAATATATGCTCTTTGACTACTCCGTTTGACTCATGGTATGTACTCTGTGGCGATTGTTCAAAATGCCAAATGAGTGGCTGTGTATTCtttgattgaaataaaaaatggcAAAAACTtacgattatttatttaaattactctTAATAGGTGATTCTGGAGTGGGAAAAACATCTATACTATTTAGATTTTCCGAAGATGCATTCAATATTTCATTCATATCCACCATCGGTAAGTGGTCCCAGTCTTTGTATCCAAAGGTTATTGTCAGAAAAGTTGTATTTTTTATACGTAATTGTCATCGAACAAGATTTTTTGTTgcattgtttaattttttcgtATCAATATGTTGCGAGGAAGGGTGCGGCTCTCTGTTTAACGGAGCCCTTAGTGAGTTTAACGAGTGAACATTTAATGACATCATACCATCATCATACAcactaattttaattaattgaacCTAGTTTACCAGTTAACTTGTTTCAGGTATTGACTTCAAAATTCGGACAATAGACCTCGATGGCAAAAAAGTAAAGTTACAAATATGGTATGTTTTCATTCATCTTTTGTGCCAAAGTGTAAAAACAATAGCTGTCTCATTGGCTTATTGTGTACTTGTTTTAGGGACACGGCGGGTCAGGAAAGGTTCCGCACGATAACGACGGCTTACTACCGAGGTTCTATGGGCATTATGTTGGTTTATGATGTCACTAATGAAAAGAGCTTTGAAAATATCAAGAATTGGATAAGAAACATTGAAGAGAATGCCAGTGCTGATGTGGAAAAAATGATACTTGGCAATAAATGTGATTTAGATGCTAAAAGACAGGTaaagttaattatttatatgtatgtagAGAGGTCAAGTTTTTATAAATAGTCAGATCATTATAAATAAACTGGAAAAGCACAGTTTTATGTAACTGAAAGATAACACTATGGAACAATAGGAGGAAACTGGTTTTCCTCATTTCATTATAACAATGTTTTGTATTGATAGATGAAACAGGGTTAATCAATTGGCTTCACTTAGCACATTTAAACCACAGAACATTCAGTGTAAAATCAGTGATTCAAATATGacatagtattttatttaattaatttcatattttagTTGCTTTTCAGAATTTTCTTATACATATTCAGGTTTTTATGATAGTCATTTTATTTCCTGTTCTACTTTctcttgtaaaatatttattatttatttattaatagtgaAAATGCCATTCTTCGCTCAATGTCCACAGTGGTTTGATTTGAAATTTTGTGTAGTGTTAATTTCTAACACAAACAATATGAAACATTCCTAAAATAAACACTATGAAATCAGATATTTTTATtgctgtaatattttcaatggttacaagatttaaatattttcttacaggTTTCAAAAGAGAGAGGTGAACAATTAGCAATAGAATATCAGATTAAATTTGTAGAAACATCAGCAAAAGACTCATTAAATGTGGAGTATGCATTCTACACGTTAGCGAGAGATATCAAAGCAAAGATGGAGAAAAAACAGGTATGTCTACAATAGTATTgtatacataaaattaaatttatcttataaatttatatttgtCTTATATTGGTACCTTACCAATGTGTTTGTGTATCATTTATCTAATTGGATTTAAATTTAGTGCAGTTGTTCCATCAATGTTCAATAGGTGGTTGGTATAATTCAGAcccaattatttattactgttgatgcctgtgacttcgtccgcatggatttaggttttgaaaaagcCTGTACAAACTATGcgattttctgaaataaaaagtagtaaatatgcaagttacctctgtactgaatttcatcaaaattaattaaacagtcttaaaaagctagcagacagacagacagacacatgtATCGCATATCGCAtgtatgatattagtatggattttttttaaactacaagATAAAAGAGGTTTTTAATCTATGTTAATGAAAGGTATATTATgtgatatttaatataaatgGACAAAAATATTGGGacagttatattttatacttataatttaaattgttgtatttcttttgtttcatgGCAAACTTGATAACAGAAGGTAAAATACTGTGTTTTGTTGTTGTTTCGctaaaaattaatgttattttgatagaacaattaattaatcataGTTTTAGAGTTAATTAGCTTCATCAAATTGCTTGCATCAAAGATTCTTATGGCTAAGCCAGCACTGAGAATTTTTATGTGGAATTTGTAGAGGGCCGCATGCAGATAAAACACGCCTGAAAGgcttcatacaatttccatgTCACAGATTTATAACTAGGCATTGTTCACCCAAATGTatagaataattaattttacatttGAAATCATCCTGTAAGCAAGATAAAAATTATGAACatcaatttacattaaaaataaggATATGTTGATGAGTCAATATctttatctaataaaaaaaaacctaacatTGCTTATTCATATTCTGATTGGAATTATTCATCCACATCAATTCCTGCGAAGATTGAAAAGGTTCTTTCattcaaaaacattttaaaaataggtacttacacagaaatattatatatatacattTACTATAATAAATCATTAATAATTGAATCTAGCAATAATTAAGTGCATGTAGCAGtgttaagtattatttaatgctgaacttttaattttaaagtgtTTCCATCCtaaccataaaaataaattaaaaataacatttctcAAAGTACTGAACAGTGTGAAAATTGCTCTGGTTTTCGATTACCCATTGCATGCACAGGTGTTTAATAATGTACAAGAGAAAAGAGTTTATGAGCTAAATTctaatgatttatttataacaattgCTCTGCCAAATCGGTGTAAATGTTTCCTTTCTAGCAAGTCCTAAGTTTAAGTCCcaattgaattaattttattacagaaactttattttaattaaatgttgGTATTAGTTATATTACAACTCTTTATATGATTAAAACAAACTAAGAACTAaaaaattactagatgatgccagcaacTTGGTCCTCTGGAcctctttttaaaaatccagtaggaactcttttattttggAGGATAAAGACCTGTGacctttcccgggatgcaagctttctctgtactgaacttcaaaattggttaaacagatgattTAGTTAAACATGTGAAaaattaacagacagacacacacctttgcaataattattgtattaagtatggattattgttCTACCCTACAGAGTACAGTTGCTTGAACAGGAAGTTTATAAATACACTTGTTATAATGCAAATTGTAATATGTATAACAATAATAACTTAAtctgttatattattacataaatattCCATGTCGCTCAATGAGATGTGTCCACTGTCCATGAATCTATTTTCACACAAATTGCTGAACcaaatttgatgaaaattaggaattttttcttttatgtcCACAAACAGTTTCATTATTACTGAAGCACCTAGCTATTGTAATaactcatttattcaaaactaggggatgtccgcggcttcgcccgcgtggatttcgatttttgtaaatcccgtaggaactcttggattttccgggataaaaagtagcctatgtccttccccgggatgtatcccaagtctgtatcaaatttcattaaaatcggctcagcgggtgggccgtgaaaacgtagcagacagacagacagacagacacactttcacatttataatattagtatggattttatacattattataaggTAATTATTTGTTAGATGAATGACTTTATGATGAGTATACTTAAGTATTGCATAAGAGAGCTGTGCTAACATATTttcaactagcgacccgccccggcttcgcacgggtgg encodes the following:
- the LOC123875360 gene encoding ras-related protein Rab-8A isoform X1, encoding MAKTYDYLFKLLLIGDSGVGKTSILFRFSEDAFNISFISTIGIDFKIRTIDLDGKKVKLQIWDTAGQERFRTITTAYYRGSMGIMLVYDVTNEKSFENIKNWIRNIEENASADVEKMILGNKCDLDAKRQVSKERGEQLAIEYQIKFVETSAKDSLNVEYAFYTLARDIKAKMEKKQKEASNPPGNRSGVHTLKDSDRQRKPTSWLSRCSLL
- the LOC123875360 gene encoding ras-related protein Rab-8A isoform X2: MAKTYDYLFKLLLIGDSGVGKTSILFRFSEDAFNISFISTIGIDFKIRTIDLDGKKVKLQIWDTAGQERFRTITTAYYRGSMGIMLVYDVTNEKSFENIKNWIRNIEENASADVEKMILGNKCDLDAKRQVSKERGEQLAIEYQIKFVETSAKDSLNVEYAFYTLARDIKAKMEKKQEASNPPGNRSGVHTLKDSDRQRKPTSWLSRCSLL
- the LOC123874849 gene encoding DNA-directed RNA polymerase II subunit RPB7 — protein: MFYHISLEHEILLHPRYFGPQLLDTVKQKLYTEVEGTCTGKYGFVIAVTTIDSIGAGLIQPGQGFVVYPVKYKAIVFRPFKGEVLDAIVTQVNKVGMFAQIGPLSCFISHHSIPADMEFCPNVNPPCYKSKQEDNVIQEEDVIRLKIVGTRVDATGIFAIGTLMDDYLGLVTQ